In the genome of Streptobacillus canis, the window GATTAATAGGCCCTTTTGGTTCTGTTATTGGTATGGAAACATTTAGACATAAAACGAAAAAACTTAAATTTAAACTTGTATATATTTTTCTAATATTACAAGTTTTAATATATTTATATATGAGAAAAGCCCT includes:
- a CDS encoding DUF1294 domain-containing protein; protein product: MEIVIILINLVSFIIYGLDKFFAIKNSGRIPEKTLLLLGLIGPFGSVIGMETFRHKTKKLKFKLVYIFLILQVLIYLYMRKALIF